From the genome of Vicia villosa cultivar HV-30 ecotype Madison, WI linkage group LG2, Vvil1.0, whole genome shotgun sequence, one region includes:
- the LOC131646949 gene encoding transcription factor bHLH18-like, with translation MEVEASKMTPNDESWTSWLCDLDPEDYKIINDMNMVPLSQDHNILQQSLSSGSHCSQTTSSTMSNSSGDVVNSCERPSKTLKTNSPSNIRYPFSQKNDSSLSYILCFDNPEPEAEAEQELGPKGKILNHGKCLTSKGFLENQKKEPKRGILESKKTDAVAKHAQDHIIAERKRREKLSQQFIALSALIPDLKKMDKASVLGDAIKYMKQLQEQVKILEQKNQRNNIESVVYVEKTKSCSSDEDVSVSDTSSNTGNGGNCCHPSKMNRSLPEVEARVSEKNVLIRIHCEKEKGVLMKIIQVIENLHLSVISNSTLLFGTMKLDITIIAQMDDEFSLSVQELVRAIRVGLLQFM, from the exons ATGGAAGTTGAAGCTAGCAAAATGACACCAAATGATGAGTCATGGACAAGTTGGTTGTGTGATTTG GATCCAGAAGATTATAAAATCATCAATGACATGAACATGGTACCTTTGTCCCAAGACCATAACATCTTGCAACAATCTTTGTCTAGTGGTAGCCATTGTTCTCAAACAACCTCAAGCACTATGAGTAATTCCTCAGGAGATGTTGTTAACAGCTGTGAGAGACCTTCAAAGACACTCAAGACTAATAGCCCTTCAAATATAAGGTACCCTTTTTCACAAAAGAATGATTCTTCTCTTTCCTACATTCTTTGTTTCGACAATCCAGAACCAGAAGCAGAAGCAGAACAAGAACTAGGACCAAAAGGTAAGATTTTGAATCATGGGAAGTGTTTAACTTCAAAAGGGTTTTTGGAGAATCAAAAAAAGGAACCTAAAAGAGGTATTCTAGAGAGTAAAAAGACTGATGCAGTTGCAAAACATGCTCAAGATCATATAATTgctgagagaaagagaagagagaaacttAGTCAACAGTTCATAGCTCTTTCAGCACTGATTCCAGATTTAAAAAAG ATGGATAAGGCTTCTGTGTTAGGAGATGCTATAAAGTATATGAAACAGCTTCAAGAACAAGTGAAGATATTGGAACAGAAGAACCAAAGGAACAACATTGAATCTGTGGTTTATGTTGAGAAGACCAAGTCATGTTCTTCAGATGAAGATGTTTCAGTTTCAGACACTTCCTCAAATACTGGAAATGGTGGTAATTGTTGTCACCCTTCAAAGATGAATCGGTCACTGCCAGAAGTTGAGGCAAGAGTGTCAGAGAAAAACGTGCTGATAAGAATTCACTGTGAGAAAGAAAAGGGTGTGTTGATGAAGATAATCCAAGTGATAGAGAATCTTCACCTTTCTGTCATTAGTAATAGTACCTTGCTTTTTGGAACCATGAAACTTGACATTACCATCATAGCTCAG ATGGATGATGAATTCAGCTTAAGTGTGCAGGAGCTAGTTAGAGCCATTCGAGTCGGACTGTTGCAATTCATGTAG
- the LOC131650221 gene encoding ubiquitin-like-specific protease ESD4, translated as MSTGNTECLHLWAYNTRPVGAHWLLLAINPIREVVYYLNSVNGEWTNYQAMKDIVDLSIQVFRSQRDAQVSRTKSSNITWIQVQCPQQRNSYDCGYFVLRYIKEILQANQLEIPLTYLDEFRAATYPKLKLEEIKEDLSHFYIKHFFM; from the exons atgtccaccggcaacacagaatgtctgcatctttgggcgtataatacccgaccagtagg agcacactggttgctgcttgctatcaaccctataagggaagtcgtgtattatctgaattcggtaaacggtgaatggaccaattatcaggccatgaaggacatcgttgattt atcaatacaagtgttccgaagtcaacgggacgcacaggtatcccgaactaaatctagcaacattacttggatccaagtgcag tgtccgcaacagcgaaacagttacgattgcggatactttgtattgaggtatataaaagaaatccttcaggcaaatcaattagagattccgctcacg taccttgacgaattccgtgccgctacatacccgaaacttaagttggaagaaataaaagaggatttgagtCATTTTTACATTAAgcactttttcatgtag